In Porites lutea chromosome 7, jaPorLute2.1, whole genome shotgun sequence, a single window of DNA contains:
- the LOC140942913 gene encoding synaptotagmin-16-like isoform X1, which produces MVLPGVPTPAIVFMAVIGGCCLLLLVLYQCLKAGMFFKTEPPADSPDGEKGGYAELGEAYGTETDDDYVGPSSKATSRRSSFNTSGSKSDGELALGDSASVYGYGKYSDGEYSPANARRAVSAYGEAIDIGQEEFLSIAGRLQVSASYAPTAEKLAVTVLRAEDVPTKHRGGAATVQVRVVLLPSKKQRFKTKAKPATNPNFHETFTFSRVPQSDLHESGLRFRLYGHEKLTRDKLLGEMTVSLTEFDLEGDGEALWRTLTPRNALSASDSMYDLSDTGSVKSYGSYGSVSSLAMAQSGAPELLVSLCYQSLTGRLTVEVLKASNLRNVSMQRAPDTYVKVAMFNSIGQQLSKSKTSIRRSMCDPEYNENFVFQIIEFELPSVSLMFSVVNIKKMRRKEIIGWFSMGRDNTGEDEEAHWKEMIEAKGQPRKRWHVLSAVDY; this is translated from the exons ATGGTTCTCCCTGGAG tGCCAACCCCGGCTATCGTGTTTATGGCAGTCATTGGCGGCTGTTGCCTTCTTCTACTGGTTTTATATCAGTGTTTAAAGGCCGGTATGTTTTTTAAAACCGAGCCACCGGCTGACTCGCCAGATGGAGAGAAAGGTGGATACGCGGAACTCGGCGAAGCGTATGGCACCGAAACGGATGATGATTACGTCGGGCCATCTTCGAAAGCAACAAGCCGAAGAAGTAGCTTTAATACAAGTGGGAGTAAGTCGGATGGCGAGCTGGCGCTTGGTGACAGCGCTTCTGTGTACGGTTATGGGAAATACTCCGATGGGGAGTACAGTCCTGCTAACGCAAGACGTGCTGTCTCAGCTTATGGGGAAGCGATTGACATCGGCCAGGAGGAATTTCTGTCAATTGCTGGAAGGCTGCAAGTATCGGCAAGTTATGCGCCAACAGCAGAAAAGTTGGCGGTGACTGTGCTCCGGGCAGAGGATGTTCCTACAAAGCACCGAGGAGGTGCCGCTACTGTTCAAGTTCGTGTCGTACTTCTCCCGTCAAAAAAACAACGCTTCAAAACGAAAGCAAAACCAGCTACGAATCCGAACTTTCACGAGACGTTTACATTCAGTCGAGTTCCTCAAAGCGATTTGCATGAAAGTGGCCTGAGGTTTAGATTGTATGGTCACGAAAAACTTACACGAGATAAACTGCTAGGAGAAATGACAGTTAGTCTAACAGAGTTTGACTTGGAAGGCGACGGAGAAGCGCTTTGGCGAACTCTTACCCCAAGAAATGCCCTAAGC GCTTCTGACTCAATGTATGATCTTTCTGACACTGGAAGCGTCAAAAGTTATGGGTCGTATGGTTCTGTTTCGTCTCTTGCTATGGCTCAAAGCGGTGCTCCAGAATTGTTGGTTTCTCTGTGTTATCAATCTCTTACAGGAAGGTTAACAGTAGAAGTGCTGAAAGCAAGCAACCTGAGAAATGTGTCCATGCAGCGTGCACCAG atacctATGTTAAGGTGGCCATGTTTAATTCCATTGGGCAGCAACTATCTAAAAGCAAAACGTCCATACGACGTAGCATGTGTGACCCAGAGTATAACGAGAACTTTGTGTTCCAGATTATTGAATTTGAACTACCGAGCGTAAGCCTCATGTTTTCTGTCGTCAACATAAAGAAAATGAGACGGAAGGAGATAATAGGATGGTTCTCGATGGGACGAGATAACACTGGAGAGGATGAAGAAGCCCATTGGAAAGAAATGATCGAAGCCAAAGGACAGCCGAGAAAAAGATGGCATGTTCTTAGTGCTGTGGATTATTAA
- the LOC140942913 gene encoding synaptotagmin-16-like isoform X3, translating to MALPTPAIVFMAVIGGCCLLLLVLYQCLKAGMFFKTEPPADSPDGEKGGYAELGEAYGTETDDDYVGPSSKATSRRSSFNTSGSKSDGELALGDSASVYGYGKYSDGEYSPANARRAVSAYGEAIDIGQEEFLSIAGRLQVSASYAPTAEKLAVTVLRAEDVPTKHRGGAATVQVRVVLLPSKKQRFKTKAKPATNPNFHETFTFSRVPQSDLHESGLRFRLYGHEKLTRDKLLGEMTVSLTEFDLEGDGEALWRTLTPRNALSASDSMYDLSDTGSVKSYGSYGSVSSLAMAQSGAPELLVSLCYQSLTGRLTVEVLKASNLRNVSMQRAPDTYVKVAMFNSIGQQLSKSKTSIRRSMCDPEYNENFVFQIIEFELPSVSLMFSVVNIKKMRRKEIIGWFSMGRDNTGEDEEAHWKEMIEAKGQPRKRWHVLSAVDY from the exons ATGGCGT tGCCAACCCCGGCTATCGTGTTTATGGCAGTCATTGGCGGCTGTTGCCTTCTTCTACTGGTTTTATATCAGTGTTTAAAGGCCGGTATGTTTTTTAAAACCGAGCCACCGGCTGACTCGCCAGATGGAGAGAAAGGTGGATACGCGGAACTCGGCGAAGCGTATGGCACCGAAACGGATGATGATTACGTCGGGCCATCTTCGAAAGCAACAAGCCGAAGAAGTAGCTTTAATACAAGTGGGAGTAAGTCGGATGGCGAGCTGGCGCTTGGTGACAGCGCTTCTGTGTACGGTTATGGGAAATACTCCGATGGGGAGTACAGTCCTGCTAACGCAAGACGTGCTGTCTCAGCTTATGGGGAAGCGATTGACATCGGCCAGGAGGAATTTCTGTCAATTGCTGGAAGGCTGCAAGTATCGGCAAGTTATGCGCCAACAGCAGAAAAGTTGGCGGTGACTGTGCTCCGGGCAGAGGATGTTCCTACAAAGCACCGAGGAGGTGCCGCTACTGTTCAAGTTCGTGTCGTACTTCTCCCGTCAAAAAAACAACGCTTCAAAACGAAAGCAAAACCAGCTACGAATCCGAACTTTCACGAGACGTTTACATTCAGTCGAGTTCCTCAAAGCGATTTGCATGAAAGTGGCCTGAGGTTTAGATTGTATGGTCACGAAAAACTTACACGAGATAAACTGCTAGGAGAAATGACAGTTAGTCTAACAGAGTTTGACTTGGAAGGCGACGGAGAAGCGCTTTGGCGAACTCTTACCCCAAGAAATGCCCTAAGC GCTTCTGACTCAATGTATGATCTTTCTGACACTGGAAGCGTCAAAAGTTATGGGTCGTATGGTTCTGTTTCGTCTCTTGCTATGGCTCAAAGCGGTGCTCCAGAATTGTTGGTTTCTCTGTGTTATCAATCTCTTACAGGAAGGTTAACAGTAGAAGTGCTGAAAGCAAGCAACCTGAGAAATGTGTCCATGCAGCGTGCACCAG atacctATGTTAAGGTGGCCATGTTTAATTCCATTGGGCAGCAACTATCTAAAAGCAAAACGTCCATACGACGTAGCATGTGTGACCCAGAGTATAACGAGAACTTTGTGTTCCAGATTATTGAATTTGAACTACCGAGCGTAAGCCTCATGTTTTCTGTCGTCAACATAAAGAAAATGAGACGGAAGGAGATAATAGGATGGTTCTCGATGGGACGAGATAACACTGGAGAGGATGAAGAAGCCCATTGGAAAGAAATGATCGAAGCCAAAGGACAGCCGAGAAAAAGATGGCATGTTCTTAGTGCTGTGGATTATTAA
- the LOC140942913 gene encoding synaptotagmin-16-like isoform X2, with protein sequence MVLPGVPTPAIVFMAVIGGCCLLLLVLYQCLKAGMFFKTEPPADSPDGEKGGYAELGEAYGTETDDDYVGPSSKATSRRSSFNTSGSKSDGELALGDSASVYGYGKYSDGEYSPANARRAVSAYGEAIDIGQEEFLSIAGRLQVSASYAPTAEKLAVTVLRAEDVPTKHRGGAATVQVRVVLLPSKKQRFKTKAKPATNPNFHETFTFSRVPQSDLHESGLRFRLYGHEKLTRDKLLGEMTVSLTEFDLEGDGEALWRTLTPRNALSASDSMYDLSDTGSVKSYGSYGSVSSLAMAQSGAPELLVSLCYQSLTGRLTVEVLKASNLRNVSMQRAPDSYVKVSLLSPSGKQVAKSKTTIRKSMVDPEYNESFMYEISEKDLHMVTLTIAVIAISKTRKKKDMIGWFSLGKNYSGQEEIRHWNDMIQEKEQNISRWHVLADA encoded by the exons ATGGTTCTCCCTGGAG tGCCAACCCCGGCTATCGTGTTTATGGCAGTCATTGGCGGCTGTTGCCTTCTTCTACTGGTTTTATATCAGTGTTTAAAGGCCGGTATGTTTTTTAAAACCGAGCCACCGGCTGACTCGCCAGATGGAGAGAAAGGTGGATACGCGGAACTCGGCGAAGCGTATGGCACCGAAACGGATGATGATTACGTCGGGCCATCTTCGAAAGCAACAAGCCGAAGAAGTAGCTTTAATACAAGTGGGAGTAAGTCGGATGGCGAGCTGGCGCTTGGTGACAGCGCTTCTGTGTACGGTTATGGGAAATACTCCGATGGGGAGTACAGTCCTGCTAACGCAAGACGTGCTGTCTCAGCTTATGGGGAAGCGATTGACATCGGCCAGGAGGAATTTCTGTCAATTGCTGGAAGGCTGCAAGTATCGGCAAGTTATGCGCCAACAGCAGAAAAGTTGGCGGTGACTGTGCTCCGGGCAGAGGATGTTCCTACAAAGCACCGAGGAGGTGCCGCTACTGTTCAAGTTCGTGTCGTACTTCTCCCGTCAAAAAAACAACGCTTCAAAACGAAAGCAAAACCAGCTACGAATCCGAACTTTCACGAGACGTTTACATTCAGTCGAGTTCCTCAAAGCGATTTGCATGAAAGTGGCCTGAGGTTTAGATTGTATGGTCACGAAAAACTTACACGAGATAAACTGCTAGGAGAAATGACAGTTAGTCTAACAGAGTTTGACTTGGAAGGCGACGGAGAAGCGCTTTGGCGAACTCTTACCCCAAGAAATGCCCTAAGC GCTTCTGACTCAATGTATGATCTTTCTGACACTGGAAGCGTCAAAAGTTATGGGTCGTATGGTTCTGTTTCGTCTCTTGCTATGGCTCAAAGCGGTGCTCCAGAATTGTTGGTTTCTCTGTGTTATCAATCTCTTACAGGAAGGTTAACAGTAGAAGTGCTGAAAGCAAGCAACCTGAGAAATGTGTCCATGCAGCGTGCACCAG ATTCATACGTGAAAGTGTCTTTATTGTCTCCATCTGGCAAGCAAGTTGCAAAAAGTAAGACCACCATTAGGAAGAGTATGGTCGACCCAGAGTACAATGAGAGTTTCATGTATGAAATATCCGAGAAAGATCTTCACATGGTCACTTTAACAATCGCTGTTATTGCGATATCAAAgacaaggaagaaaaaagacATGATAGGATGGTTTTCACTTGGAAAAAATTATAGTGGCCAAGAGGAGATCAGGCACTGGAATGACATGAttcaagaaaaagaacaaaatattagtCGATGGCACGTTTTAGCTGATGCATAA